From Passer domesticus isolate bPasDom1 chromosome 5, bPasDom1.hap1, whole genome shotgun sequence, the proteins below share one genomic window:
- the GSAP gene encoding gamma-secretase-activating protein isoform X2 translates to MAWSCARGSVGWVLGKRSSHRRWRDSGTGSPGKRSQHQEAFGQPSQARGVILEADLLRARSWTLFMFVCPFHHRLFCDSVILPAGLRRSLRACSTGKTRALESGGPRQGGGLPRRLGGAVRPRREEAEGPAAPGAGREPPEPPRAVPPLRGRAEGSRAGAAAGRAGAMLLRLAPEFQLRRDVLPWLAERGCAAALDTSENSSALYVVNVERNGKVIYTWKGNQRNTHIGLYDLQTKQNEHLYMFEKNLHIISCSINNERTLLAVSFCQYTEEERASQLLQSVSKYLTLLIEIHPINNVRVLKAVDSCVRVQFLYPVEGRNASRESRLLLVSEDKYIEQYDIHVVAEEHKVVIQKSGQLPRAKVVDDLVWAQWDMMEQRLFYIVPKESKSTLRCVQFYPEENFNSIESHLDIAVNDTQLKLVNFGYDYCQDQDVASKSLNLQVFTSKAGGLCVCCSLASDIPHEIIYSIYFLHKGYNKTFTVSLERTKSNQFKEVAFMNLDYYVAAYLPGQFLHLLNIQHPDMLCYSLFLTGEDARIDMLQNCSIRSPWVSAVLDCNAGSLYDVSISDSALLQFLQKSKRDCERLAALHCALLYFQHTEDLEMQIIRWISENLSTCHSFNPIQEFIIASLYCRMCPETQNLDKLLPYTSLHDWIGVVPGVICATDIISLPVLEFQNSKGFWEKLNSNLESVKYAEPHLHYHSKVLRREWRNLSEEREERRTTAYLRNIFENAKKVLSHLDTWDSEARLVPLFEEEDYQQQLLMGLMVAQLKDHLMRHLQYVGKKKIDQIVLDYVANLLNLVHRIMKEVWRRYQLHSCIFCFDERGSAGEFAVFHIMSRILEAANGMCMPLPPGFHTLHLGLGVRCLPLHTLLHYIDSGILQLTETCVRKLLKDLDDTEQNEKLKFSIVMRLPEALGQKVRQYWNHPINANLIARKYVKLLLEKLGNRQGSRPIPERLSVPVEFLPLNYLTDMLAEIENQGVHPYEKQDHVNARFVEETALKHTMTLLGLKYS, encoded by the exons AtggcctggagctgtgccagaggaAGTGTAGGTTGGGTATTAGGAAAACGTTCTtcacacagaagatggagagACAGTGGAACAGGCTCTCCTGGGAAGCGGTCACAGCACCAAGAAGCGTTTGGACAACCCTCTCAAGCACGTGGTGTGATTCTTGAGGCTGACCTGCTccgggccaggagctggactctttTCATGTTTGTGTGTCCCTTCCATCACAGactattttgtgattctgtgattcttccAGCCGGCCTGAGGAGGAGCCTGCGCGCCTGCTCCACGGGGAAAACGAGAGCCCTCGAGTCCggcgggccccggcagggaggCGGCCTGCCGCGGAGGCTCGGAGGCGCTGTGCGGCCGCGGCGTGAGGAAGCGGAAGGGCCGGCGGCGCCGGGAGCGGGCCGGGAGCCGCCGGAACCCCCGAGGGCCGTGCCCCCCCTCAGGGGGCGGGCTGAGGGCAGCCGAGCCGGAGCGgcggcgggcagggccggggctatGCTGCTGCGCCTGGCGCCCGAGTTCCAGCTGCGGAGGGAcgtgctgccctggctggcGGAGCGGGGCTGCGCCGCGGCTCTAG ACACTTCTGAGAATTCATCAGCACTCTATGTTGTAAATGttgaaagaaatggaaaagttaTTTATACCTGGAAG GGAAATCAGAGAAACACTCACATTGGATTGTATGAtcttcaaacaaaacaaaacgaG CACCTCTATATGTTTGAGAAGAATCTGCACATAATCAGCTGTTCGATCAACAATGAAAGGACCTTATTGG CAGTCAGCTTCTGTCAATATACAGAGGAAGAAAGAGCAAGTCAGCTCTTACAGTCAG TGTCCAAGTATTTAACCTTGCTAATTGAAATTCATCCCATTAATAATGTGAGAGTCCTAAAGGCTGTGGACAGCTGTGTTCGAGTACAG TTTCTTTATCCAGTTGAAGGCAGAAATGCTTCTAGAGAAAGTCGTCTCTTGCTAGTTTCAGAAGATAAAT atattGAACAATATGACATTCATGTTGTTGCAGAAGAACACAAAGTG GTGATTCAAAAGTCAGGTCAGCTTCCAAGAGCCAAAGTTGTAGATGACCTCGTTTGGGCACAGTGGGATATGATGGAGCAGAGACTCTTCTACATTGTTCCAAAG GAATCAAAGAGTACTTTAAGGTGTGTCCAGTTTTATCCTGAGGAAAATTTTAACTCAATA GAATCACACCTGGATATTGCTGTAAATGACACACAATTAAA ACTTGTGAATTTTGGATATGATTACTGTCAAGATCAAGATGTTGCATCTAAATCTTTGAACCTTCAGGTTTTCACAAGTAAAGCAG GAggcttgtgtgtgtgttgtaGTCTAGCCTCCGATATTCCTCATGAGATCATATACTCCATATATTTTTTACATAAAG gttACAACAAAACTTTTACAGTTTCTCTGGAAAGAACAAAATCTAATCAATTCAAGGAAGTGGCTTTTATGAATCTTG ACTATTATGTGGCTGCTTATTTGCCTGGCCAGTTCCTGCACCTCCTGAACATTCAACATCCTGACATGCTGTGCTATAGTTTATTTCTGACAG GTGAGGATGCAAGAATTGACATGTTACAAAACTGTTCCATCCGGTCCCCATGGGTGTCAGCAGTCCTGGATTGCAATGCAGGAAGTCTGTATGATGTGAGCATCAGTGACAGCGCCTTGCTGCAGTTCCTACAGAAGAGCAAACGAGACTGTGAGAGATTGGCAGCTCTGCATTGTGCCCTGCTCTACTTCCAACACACAGAAGACTTGGAAATGCAG ATTATTCGGTGGATTTCTGAGAACCTGTCAACATGTCATTCTTTTAACCCCATTCAAGAATTTATCATTG CCTCCCTGTACTGCAGAATGTGTCCAGAAACTCAGAACCTGGATAAACTCCTGCCCTACACTTCACTGCATGACTGGATTGGG GTTGTCCCTGGAGTAATATGTGCCACAGACATTATTTCTCTACCTGTGTTGGAG TTCCAAAACTCCAAAGGCTTCTGGGAGAAACTCAACTCAAACTTGGAGAGTGTGAAGTATGCAGAGCCACACTTGCACTACCACAGTAAGGTGCTGAGGAGGGAATGGCGTAACCTTTCAGAAGAG agagaggaaagaagaaCCACAGCATATTTGAggaatatttttgaaaatgccAAAAA GGTGCTTTCTCATCTGGACACTTGGGACTCTG AGGCAAGGCTGGTACCTCTCTTTGAAGAGGAGGATTATCAGCAGCAGTTGCTCATGGGACTG ATGGTTGCTCAGCTGAAGGATCACCTTATGAGACATCTACAATATGTTGGAAAAAAGAAGATTGAccaaatagttttggattatgTTGCAAACCTG ctgAATCTGGTGCACCGAATAATGAAAGAAGTTTGGAGGAGATACCAGCTTCATTCCTGTATCTTCTGCTT TGATGAGAGAGGAAGTGCGGGAGAGTTCGCGGTGTTCCACATCATGAGTCGGATTCTGGAAGCAGCAAATGGCATGTGCATGCCTTTACCTCCTG GTTTTCACACTCTGCACCTGGGTCTTGGTGTTCGATGTCTCCCTCTGCACACCCTCCTGCACTATATTGACAGTGGCATCTTGCAACTGACAGAAACGTGTGTCAGGAAATTGCTGAAAG ATCTGGATGACACTGAACAGAATGAAAAGCTGAAGTTTAGTATTGTCATGAGGCTTCCAGAG
- the GSAP gene encoding gamma-secretase-activating protein isoform X1: protein MAWSCARGSVGWVLGKRSSHRRWRDSGTGSPGKRSQHQEAFGQPSQARGVILEADLLRARSWTLFMFVCPFHHRLFCDSVILPAGLRRSLRACSTGKTRALESGGPRQGGGLPRRLGGAVRPRREEAEGPAAPGAGREPPEPPRAVPPLRGRAEGSRAGAAAGRAGAMLLRLAPEFQLRRDVLPWLAERGCAAALDTSENSSALYVVNVERNGKVIYTWKGNQRNTHIGLYDLQTKQNEHLYMFEKNLHIISCSINNERTLLAVSFCQYTEEERASQLLQSVSKYLTLLIEIHPINNVRVLKAVDSCVRVQFLYPVEGRNASRESRLLLVSEDKYIEQYDIHVVAEEHKVVIQKSGQLPRAKVVDDLVWAQWDMMEQRLFYIVPKESKSTLRCVQFYPEENFNSILESHLDIAVNDTQLKLVNFGYDYCQDQDVASKSLNLQVFTSKAGGLCVCCSLASDIPHEIIYSIYFLHKGYNKTFTVSLERTKSNQFKEVAFMNLDYYVAAYLPGQFLHLLNIQHPDMLCYSLFLTGEDARIDMLQNCSIRSPWVSAVLDCNAGSLYDVSISDSALLQFLQKSKRDCERLAALHCALLYFQHTEDLEMQIIRWISENLSTCHSFNPIQEFIIASLYCRMCPETQNLDKLLPYTSLHDWIGVVPGVICATDIISLPVLEFQNSKGFWEKLNSNLESVKYAEPHLHYHSKVLRREWRNLSEEREERRTTAYLRNIFENAKKVLSHLDTWDSEARLVPLFEEEDYQQQLLMGLMVAQLKDHLMRHLQYVGKKKIDQIVLDYVANLLNLVHRIMKEVWRRYQLHSCIFCFDERGSAGEFAVFHIMSRILEAANGMCMPLPPGFHTLHLGLGVRCLPLHTLLHYIDSGILQLTETCVRKLLKDLDDTEQNEKLKFSIVMRLPEALGQKVRQYWNHPINANLIARKYVKLLLEKLGNRQGSRPIPERLSVPVEFLPLNYLTDMLAEIENQGVHPYEKQDHVNARFVEETALKHTMTLLGLKYS from the exons AtggcctggagctgtgccagaggaAGTGTAGGTTGGGTATTAGGAAAACGTTCTtcacacagaagatggagagACAGTGGAACAGGCTCTCCTGGGAAGCGGTCACAGCACCAAGAAGCGTTTGGACAACCCTCTCAAGCACGTGGTGTGATTCTTGAGGCTGACCTGCTccgggccaggagctggactctttTCATGTTTGTGTGTCCCTTCCATCACAGactattttgtgattctgtgattcttccAGCCGGCCTGAGGAGGAGCCTGCGCGCCTGCTCCACGGGGAAAACGAGAGCCCTCGAGTCCggcgggccccggcagggaggCGGCCTGCCGCGGAGGCTCGGAGGCGCTGTGCGGCCGCGGCGTGAGGAAGCGGAAGGGCCGGCGGCGCCGGGAGCGGGCCGGGAGCCGCCGGAACCCCCGAGGGCCGTGCCCCCCCTCAGGGGGCGGGCTGAGGGCAGCCGAGCCGGAGCGgcggcgggcagggccggggctatGCTGCTGCGCCTGGCGCCCGAGTTCCAGCTGCGGAGGGAcgtgctgccctggctggcGGAGCGGGGCTGCGCCGCGGCTCTAG ACACTTCTGAGAATTCATCAGCACTCTATGTTGTAAATGttgaaagaaatggaaaagttaTTTATACCTGGAAG GGAAATCAGAGAAACACTCACATTGGATTGTATGAtcttcaaacaaaacaaaacgaG CACCTCTATATGTTTGAGAAGAATCTGCACATAATCAGCTGTTCGATCAACAATGAAAGGACCTTATTGG CAGTCAGCTTCTGTCAATATACAGAGGAAGAAAGAGCAAGTCAGCTCTTACAGTCAG TGTCCAAGTATTTAACCTTGCTAATTGAAATTCATCCCATTAATAATGTGAGAGTCCTAAAGGCTGTGGACAGCTGTGTTCGAGTACAG TTTCTTTATCCAGTTGAAGGCAGAAATGCTTCTAGAGAAAGTCGTCTCTTGCTAGTTTCAGAAGATAAAT atattGAACAATATGACATTCATGTTGTTGCAGAAGAACACAAAGTG GTGATTCAAAAGTCAGGTCAGCTTCCAAGAGCCAAAGTTGTAGATGACCTCGTTTGGGCACAGTGGGATATGATGGAGCAGAGACTCTTCTACATTGTTCCAAAG GAATCAAAGAGTACTTTAAGGTGTGTCCAGTTTTATCCTGAGGAAAATTTTAACTCAATA CTGGAATCACACCTGGATATTGCTGTAAATGACACACAATTAAA ACTTGTGAATTTTGGATATGATTACTGTCAAGATCAAGATGTTGCATCTAAATCTTTGAACCTTCAGGTTTTCACAAGTAAAGCAG GAggcttgtgtgtgtgttgtaGTCTAGCCTCCGATATTCCTCATGAGATCATATACTCCATATATTTTTTACATAAAG gttACAACAAAACTTTTACAGTTTCTCTGGAAAGAACAAAATCTAATCAATTCAAGGAAGTGGCTTTTATGAATCTTG ACTATTATGTGGCTGCTTATTTGCCTGGCCAGTTCCTGCACCTCCTGAACATTCAACATCCTGACATGCTGTGCTATAGTTTATTTCTGACAG GTGAGGATGCAAGAATTGACATGTTACAAAACTGTTCCATCCGGTCCCCATGGGTGTCAGCAGTCCTGGATTGCAATGCAGGAAGTCTGTATGATGTGAGCATCAGTGACAGCGCCTTGCTGCAGTTCCTACAGAAGAGCAAACGAGACTGTGAGAGATTGGCAGCTCTGCATTGTGCCCTGCTCTACTTCCAACACACAGAAGACTTGGAAATGCAG ATTATTCGGTGGATTTCTGAGAACCTGTCAACATGTCATTCTTTTAACCCCATTCAAGAATTTATCATTG CCTCCCTGTACTGCAGAATGTGTCCAGAAACTCAGAACCTGGATAAACTCCTGCCCTACACTTCACTGCATGACTGGATTGGG GTTGTCCCTGGAGTAATATGTGCCACAGACATTATTTCTCTACCTGTGTTGGAG TTCCAAAACTCCAAAGGCTTCTGGGAGAAACTCAACTCAAACTTGGAGAGTGTGAAGTATGCAGAGCCACACTTGCACTACCACAGTAAGGTGCTGAGGAGGGAATGGCGTAACCTTTCAGAAGAG agagaggaaagaagaaCCACAGCATATTTGAggaatatttttgaaaatgccAAAAA GGTGCTTTCTCATCTGGACACTTGGGACTCTG AGGCAAGGCTGGTACCTCTCTTTGAAGAGGAGGATTATCAGCAGCAGTTGCTCATGGGACTG ATGGTTGCTCAGCTGAAGGATCACCTTATGAGACATCTACAATATGTTGGAAAAAAGAAGATTGAccaaatagttttggattatgTTGCAAACCTG ctgAATCTGGTGCACCGAATAATGAAAGAAGTTTGGAGGAGATACCAGCTTCATTCCTGTATCTTCTGCTT TGATGAGAGAGGAAGTGCGGGAGAGTTCGCGGTGTTCCACATCATGAGTCGGATTCTGGAAGCAGCAAATGGCATGTGCATGCCTTTACCTCCTG GTTTTCACACTCTGCACCTGGGTCTTGGTGTTCGATGTCTCCCTCTGCACACCCTCCTGCACTATATTGACAGTGGCATCTTGCAACTGACAGAAACGTGTGTCAGGAAATTGCTGAAAG ATCTGGATGACACTGAACAGAATGAAAAGCTGAAGTTTAGTATTGTCATGAGGCTTCCAGAG